One window of the Ammospiza nelsoni isolate bAmmNel1 chromosome 17, bAmmNel1.pri, whole genome shotgun sequence genome contains the following:
- the WFIKKN1 gene encoding WAP, Kazal, immunoglobulin, Kunitz and NTR domain-containing protein 1 has protein sequence MAPRGRGGRGARGQRAGRQRGPLRIALLLPVLAAAAGLSLQPGRMRHLGVCPNQLNPNLWVDAQSTCERECQADQDCEDFEKCCTNVCGLRSCVAARFADGSVPALALAPAASCESFVCAQQGSDCDIWDGQPVCKCKDRCEKEPNFTCASDGLTYYNKCYMDAEACLRGTRLTTVPCKHIFTWPDTSPVPQETTARPTPGAGPELPVPPALYTNPFHQSVRAGGTVSFRCDVSGRPQPDITWEKQSEREENFIMRPDQMYGNVVVTNIGQLVIYNARYEDAGIYTCTARNAAGLLRADFPLSVLRREPGGTPRSGSPQPFPSAECLKEPDRRRCEPTEVRWHFDAKQGSCLTFRYGGCGANRNHFETYEECRAACLGSARPTCLLPMVQGPCQNWEPRWAYNHLLKQCHSFVYGGCEGNTNNFESKETCEDVCPFPKSLQCKACRLKSKMVLSLCRSDFAIVGRLMEIVEDQDSGIARFALEDVLKDEKMGLKFFNIKYLEVTLTDMDWSCPCPNMTAEDGPLIIMGEVHDGMATLDPSSYVRAANDKRVKKIYELMEKKTCDLLNRFQD, from the exons ATGGCTCCTCGGGGCAGAGGCGGGCGCGGGGCCCGCGGGCAGCGGGCGGGCCGGCAGCGGGGCCCGCTGCGCATCGCGCTGCTCCTGCCCGTgctggcggcggcggccgggctCAGCCTGCAGCCGGGCAGGATGCGGCACCTGGGCGTGTGCCCCAACCAGCTGAACCCCAACCTGTGGGTGGATGCCCAGAGCACCTGCGAGCGGGAGTGCCAGGCCGACCAG GACTGCGAAGACTTTGAGAAATGCTGCACCAACGTGTGTGGGCTGCGGAGCTGCGTGGCCGCTCGCTTTGCCGACGGCAGCGTCCCGGCGCTGGCGCTGGCGCCCGCAGCGTCCTGCGAGAGCTTCGTGTGCGCGCAGCAGGGCTCCGACTGCGACATCTGGGACGGGCAGCCCGTGTGCAAGTGCAAGGACCGCTGCGAGAAGGAGCCCAACTTCACTTGCGCCTCCGACGGCCTCACCTACTACAACAAGTGCTACATGGACGCCGAGGCGTGTCTGCGCGGCACCCGCCTCACCACCGTGCCCTGCAAGCACATCTTCACCTGGCCCGACACCAGCCCCGTGCCGCAGGAGACCACGGCGCGCCCCACGCCGGGCGCGGGCCCCGAGCTGCCGGTGCCGCCCGCGCTCTACACCAACCCCTTCCACCAGTCCGTGCGCGCCGGCGGCACCGTCAGCTTCCGCTGCGACGTGAGCGGCCGCCCGCAGCCCGACATCACCTGGGAGAAGCAGAGCGAGCGGGAGGAGAACTTCATCATGCGGCCGGACCAGATGTACGGCAACGTGGTGGTCACCAACATCGGCCAGCTGGTCATCTACAACGCCCGCTACGAGGACGCCGGCATCTACACCTGCACGGCCCGCAACGCCGCCGGGCTGCTCCGCGCCGACTTCCCGCTGTCGGTGCTCCGGCGGGAGCCGGGGGGGACCCCGCGGAGcggcagcccccagcccttccccagcgcCGAGTGCCTGAAGGAGCCGGACCGGCGGCGCTGCGAGCCCACGGAGGTGCGCTGGCATTTCGATGCCAAGCAGGGCTCCTGCCTGACCTTCCGCTACGGCGGCTGCGGGGCCAACAGGAACCACTTCGAGACGTACGAGGAGTGCCGAGCCGCCTGCCTGGGCAGCGCCCGCCCCACCTGCCTCCTGCCCATGGTGCAGGGGCCCTGCCAGAACTGGGAGCCGCGCTGGGCGTACAACCACCTGCTGAAGCAGTGCCACTCCTTCGTCTATGGCGGCTGCGAGGGCAACACCAACAACTTTGAGAGCAAGGAGACCTGCGAGGACGTGTGCCCCTTCCCCAAGAGCCTGCAGTGCAAGGCCTGCCGCCTGAAGAGCAAGATGGTGCTGAGCCTCTGCCGCAGCGACTTCGCCATCGTGGGGCGGCTCATGGAGATCGTGGAGGACCAGGACTCCGGCATAGCCCGCTTCGCCCTCGAGGACGTCCTCAAGGATGAGAAGATGGGCCTCAAGTTCTTCAACATCAAGTACCTGGAGGTGACCCTGACCGACATGGactggagctgcccctgccccaacATGACGGCGGAGGACGGGCCCCTGATCATCATGGGCGAGGTGCACGACGGAATGGCCACGCTGGACCCCAGCAGCTACGTCCGGGCCGCCAACGACAAACGGGTGAAGAAGATCTATGAGCTGATGGAGAAGAAAACCTGCGACCTCCTGAACCGCTTCCAGGACTAG